From Candidatus Alcyoniella australis, the proteins below share one genomic window:
- the rpsR gene encoding 30S ribosomal protein S18, whose amino-acid sequence MAARNFKRKPTTKGRKRRTFGRRRVCRFCADTTLVIDYKDVKTLSYFITERGKIIPRRISGNCAKDQRKMSLAIKRARYLALLPAASKHV is encoded by the coding sequence ATGGCCGCAAGAAATTTCAAAAGGAAGCCGACAACGAAGGGCCGCAAACGCCGCACGTTCGGCCGACGCCGCGTTTGCCGCTTCTGCGCTGACACCACCCTGGTGATCGACTATAAAGACGTAAAGACGCTGAGCTACTTCATTACCGAGCGGGGCAAGATCATTCCGCGCCGTATCTCGGGCAACTGCGCCAAGGACCAACGCAAAATGTCGCTGGCGATCAAACGCGCGCGCTACCTGGCGTTGCTGCCCGCCGCGTCCAAGCACGTCTGA
- the ssb gene encoding single-stranded DNA-binding protein: protein MAVTINRVFVSGNLTRDPELRYTPSGTAVCKMAIAANRSYRQGEDLKEETSFFDIVAWGRTGETSAEYLSKGRPILVEGRLQQSRWQNPDGQNRSKVEIVADRVHFLGGPRDQEAQGGGGGGGRQAHPEPPVDEPLPDDDIPF from the coding sequence ATGGCTGTTACCATTAATCGAGTGTTTGTCTCCGGCAACCTGACCCGCGATCCGGAACTGCGCTACACGCCATCGGGCACTGCCGTGTGTAAGATGGCGATAGCCGCCAACCGCAGTTACCGCCAGGGTGAGGATCTCAAAGAGGAGACGAGTTTTTTCGATATCGTCGCCTGGGGTCGCACGGGCGAGACCAGCGCGGAGTACCTGAGCAAGGGCCGCCCGATTTTGGTCGAGGGCCGTTTGCAGCAAAGCCGCTGGCAAAACCCCGACGGCCAGAACCGCAGCAAGGTCGAGATCGTGGCCGACCGCGTCCATTTCCTGGGCGGTCCGCGCGATCAGGAGGCCCAGGGCGGCGGAGGAGGAGGAGGCCGTCAGGCCCATCCCGAACCGCCGGTGGACGAGCCGCTGCCCGACGACGACATCCCGTTCTGA
- the rpsF gene encoding 30S ribosomal protein S6, with protein sequence MLRKYELTFILKSDLPPEVNDQIIDRFRDIVNQKGEVVKVDVWGKKRLGYEIEGFSRGLYVNFLFEAQPDHIHEIERNLKIHQNVLRFLTIKLDDRMDFDAIRVREEEKRKKREAERKEAEERGEQVSDENPYRDAEEASEEKPLRSSRDDDDKDDKDKDGKKDDDDGKKNDDDDKKDDDDGKKDDADGKKNDDDGKKDDDDGKKDDADGKKNDDDDDKQDSKEGSKSEED encoded by the coding sequence ATGCTGCGAAAGTACGAGCTCACCTTTATTCTCAAGTCCGATCTTCCCCCGGAAGTCAACGACCAGATCATCGACCGCTTCCGCGACATCGTGAATCAGAAGGGCGAAGTGGTTAAGGTCGACGTCTGGGGCAAGAAACGCCTGGGATACGAGATCGAGGGCTTCAGTCGAGGCCTGTACGTCAACTTCTTGTTCGAGGCGCAGCCCGATCACATCCACGAGATCGAGCGTAACCTCAAAATTCATCAGAACGTGCTGCGGTTCCTGACGATCAAGCTCGACGACCGCATGGACTTCGATGCGATCCGCGTGCGCGAGGAAGAGAAGCGCAAGAAGCGCGAGGCCGAGCGCAAGGAAGCAGAGGAGCGCGGCGAGCAGGTCAGCGACGAGAATCCCTACCGCGATGCGGAAGAGGCGTCCGAAGAGAAGCCGCTTCGTAGCTCCCGCGATGACGACGACAAAGACGACAAAGACAAAGACGGCAAGAAAGACGATGACGACGGCAAGAAAAACGATGACGACGACAAGAAAGACGACGACGACGGCAAGAAAGACGACGCCGACGGCAAGAAAAACGATGACGACGGCAAGAAAGACGATGACGACGGCAAGAAAGACGACGCCGACGGCAAGAAAAACGATGACGACGACGATAAGCAAGACAGCAAAGAGGGGTCGAAATCCGAGGAGGATTGA
- the folK gene encoding 2-amino-4-hydroxy-6-hydroxymethyldihydropteridine diphosphokinase: protein MTLHAAAIGLGSNLGQRRAHLVYACERLDADGLRLIAASEFIETQPEGNADQPLFQNAAAIVETALDPLELLERLLAIERERGRQRGAANAPRTLDLDLLLYDELTLDDPRLIVPHPRMHLRRFVLEPLCSIAAHWRHPLLQKTVAQLLQTL from the coding sequence TTGACGCTGCACGCGGCGGCGATCGGGCTGGGCTCCAACCTGGGCCAGCGCCGCGCACACCTGGTTTATGCCTGCGAACGCCTCGACGCCGACGGTCTGCGGCTGATCGCGGCCTCGGAATTTATCGAGACCCAGCCCGAGGGCAACGCGGATCAACCGTTGTTTCAAAACGCCGCGGCAATTGTCGAAACAGCGCTGGATCCCCTGGAACTGCTCGAGCGGCTGCTCGCCATCGAACGCGAGCGCGGACGGCAACGCGGCGCTGCCAACGCGCCGCGCACCCTGGACCTGGACCTGCTGCTTTACGACGAGCTGACGCTTGACGATCCGCGCCTGATCGTGCCCCATCCGCGGATGCACTTGCGGCGCTTCGTGCTCGAGCCGCTTTGCTCCATCGCTGCGCACTGGCGTCACCCGCTGCTGCAAAAGACAGTGGCCCAGCTGCTCCAAACCCTCTGA
- a CDS encoding LL-diaminopimelate aminotransferase yields the protein MKIKPSERIGKLPPYLFADLDRQRSEVLAAGVDVIDLGVGDPDLPTPEPIVEELCRAAHDKSTHRYPSYRGMMSLREAAAAYLRRRFDLELDPATQICALVGSKEGIFHLPIGLLDQGDAALVPDPAYPVYRAATLLAGGRPLSMPLLRENGFKPDLAAIDSGSLDRCKLMFLNYPNNPTGATVDLEFYADAARFAGEHSIAVAADAAYVEMGFDGYRPPSFLQAAGALDVGIEFHSLSKPFSMTGWRIGFAAGNPELIAALAAVKTNADSGAFNAVQYAAICALQSDFSWVEQHNAVYAARRNLVLAGLREIGLWSLEPQATFYVWFSCPEAVGSAEFASRLLRETGVLVTPGVGFGAAGEGYCRIALTVGEERLSEAMERLGKFKL from the coding sequence ATGAAGATTAAACCCAGCGAGCGCATCGGCAAGCTGCCGCCCTACCTGTTCGCCGACCTCGACCGCCAACGTAGCGAGGTGCTCGCCGCGGGCGTCGACGTAATCGATCTGGGAGTGGGCGATCCGGACCTGCCGACCCCCGAGCCGATCGTCGAGGAACTGTGCCGCGCGGCCCACGACAAGAGCACCCACCGCTACCCCAGCTACCGCGGGATGATGAGCCTGCGCGAGGCCGCGGCCGCCTACCTGCGGCGGCGCTTCGACCTGGAGCTGGACCCGGCGACTCAGATCTGCGCCTTGGTCGGCAGCAAGGAGGGGATCTTCCATCTGCCGATCGGCCTGCTCGACCAAGGCGACGCGGCCCTGGTCCCGGACCCGGCCTACCCGGTCTACCGCGCGGCCACGCTGCTCGCCGGCGGCCGCCCGCTGTCCATGCCGCTGCTGCGCGAAAACGGATTCAAGCCCGACCTGGCGGCCATCGACTCCGGATCGCTCGATCGCTGCAAGCTGATGTTTCTCAACTATCCGAACAACCCCACCGGCGCGACTGTGGACCTCGAGTTCTACGCTGACGCGGCGCGCTTTGCCGGCGAACATTCGATCGCCGTGGCGGCCGACGCGGCCTACGTCGAGATGGGGTTCGACGGGTATCGGCCGCCGAGCTTTCTGCAGGCCGCAGGAGCGTTGGACGTGGGCATCGAGTTCCACTCGCTATCCAAACCGTTTTCCATGACCGGCTGGCGCATCGGTTTTGCCGCGGGCAACCCCGAGCTGATCGCGGCCCTGGCCGCGGTCAAGACCAACGCCGACTCCGGCGCGTTCAACGCGGTGCAGTACGCGGCGATCTGCGCCCTGCAAAGCGACTTTAGTTGGGTCGAGCAACACAACGCGGTCTACGCCGCGCGCCGCAATTTGGTGCTGGCCGGACTGCGCGAGATCGGGCTGTGGTCGCTGGAGCCGCAAGCCACGTTCTACGTCTGGTTCTCCTGCCCCGAGGCGGTGGGATCGGCCGAGTTCGCCTCGCGCCTGCTGCGCGAGACCGGAGTGCTGGTCACGCCGGGGGTCGGCTTCGGCGCGGCGGGTGAGGGCTATTGCCGCATCGCGCTGACCGTGGGCGAGGAGCGGCTGTCCGAGGCCATGGAGCGGCTGGGGAAGTTCAAGCTTTGA